In Oryza glaberrima chromosome 8, OglaRS2, whole genome shotgun sequence, the following are encoded in one genomic region:
- the LOC127781219 gene encoding uncharacterized protein LOC127781219 isoform X1: MSTERIKASWNSTLEKGLVDILHEHNQPRFRAQNAWIPDGWRSIVNKFNEMFPYVYFSKQQIQEKEKELKGNYKIIKNAQKESDLGWNDSLEKPVWDRLLLAHPKVRKFRTKPFPLFNSLASLYEGSIATGDLCFTSTEEATPSSNQNMEKAQEASSLDGQPNPFSTLDGPEASSTSMEKAQESSTPNKSGEEGAPGKKRKKNQVALVLENYLEFKKDQTQMVVEKLVQASKEENDCSIPKCITAVEMIQELTDEEKAKALGLFRCPLNREIFMNTTSPIVRLIWLRSQIAA; this comes from the exons ATGTCGACAGAACGTATAAAGGCATCTTGGAACTCTACATTAGAGAAAGGGCTTGTTGACATATTACATGAGCACAACCAACCAAGATTTAGGGCTCAAAATGCTTGGATACCTGACGGATGGAGAAGTATCGTCAACAAGTTCAATGAAATGTTCCCGTATGTTTATTTCAGCAAACAACAAATCcaggagaaagaaaaggagctaAAAGggaattacaaaattataaaaaatgcacAGAAAGAGAGTGATTTGGGTTGGAATGATTCTCTTGAAAAACCAGTTTGGGATAGGTTACTTCTT GCTCACCCAAAGGTTAGGAAGTTTCGCACCAAACCATTCCCACTTTTCAATTCTTTGGCATCTCTGTACGAAG GAAGCATAGCAACTGGAGATTTGTGTTTCACGTCCACTGAAGAGGCGACACCTTCAAGCAATCAGAACATGGAGAAAGCACAAGAGGCTTCAAGTCTGGATGGGCAGCCAAACCCATTTTCAACTCTAGATGGGCCAGAGGCTTCAAGCACAAGTATGGAAAAGGCACAAGAGAGCTCAACTCCTAACAAATCAGGAGAAGAAGGTGCTCCTGGGAAGAAGCGTAAGAAAAATCAAGTAGCATTGGTTCTCGAGAACTATTTGGAATTCAAAAAGGATCAGACACAAATGGTTGTGGAGAAACTAGTGCAAGCATCAAAGGAGGAGAATGATTGTTCTATTCCCAAGTGTATCACTGCTGTGGAAATGATTCAGGAGTTGACAGATGAAGAAAAAGCAAAGGCTTTAGGACTCTTTCGGTGCCCACTGAATAGGGAAATCTTCATGAATACAACCAGCCCTATTGTCCGCCTGATATGGCTAAGGAGCCAAATTGCTGCATAG
- the LOC127781219 gene encoding uncharacterized protein LOC127781219 isoform X2, with translation MFPYVYFSKQQIQEKEKELKGNYKIIKNAQKESDLGWNDSLEKPVWDRLLLAHPKVRKFRTKPFPLFNSLASLYEGSIATGDLCFTSTEEATPSSNQNMEKAQEASSLDGQPNPFSTLDGPEASSTSMEKAQESSTPNKSGEEGAPGKKRKKNQVALVLENYLEFKKDQTQMVVEKLVQASKEENDCSIPKCITAVEMIQELTDEEKAKALGLFRCPLNREIFMNTTSPIVRLIWLRSQIAA, from the exons ATGTTCCCGTATGTTTATTTCAGCAAACAACAAATCcaggagaaagaaaaggagctaAAAGggaattacaaaattataaaaaatgcacAGAAAGAGAGTGATTTGGGTTGGAATGATTCTCTTGAAAAACCAGTTTGGGATAGGTTACTTCTT GCTCACCCAAAGGTTAGGAAGTTTCGCACCAAACCATTCCCACTTTTCAATTCTTTGGCATCTCTGTACGAAG GAAGCATAGCAACTGGAGATTTGTGTTTCACGTCCACTGAAGAGGCGACACCTTCAAGCAATCAGAACATGGAGAAAGCACAAGAGGCTTCAAGTCTGGATGGGCAGCCAAACCCATTTTCAACTCTAGATGGGCCAGAGGCTTCAAGCACAAGTATGGAAAAGGCACAAGAGAGCTCAACTCCTAACAAATCAGGAGAAGAAGGTGCTCCTGGGAAGAAGCGTAAGAAAAATCAAGTAGCATTGGTTCTCGAGAACTATTTGGAATTCAAAAAGGATCAGACACAAATGGTTGTGGAGAAACTAGTGCAAGCATCAAAGGAGGAGAATGATTGTTCTATTCCCAAGTGTATCACTGCTGTGGAAATGATTCAGGAGTTGACAGATGAAGAAAAAGCAAAGGCTTTAGGACTCTTTCGGTGCCCACTGAATAGGGAAATCTTCATGAATACAACCAGCCCTATTGTCCGCCTGATATGGCTAAGGAGCCAAATTGCTGCATAG
- the LOC127782902 gene encoding transcription factor IBH1-like, whose product MEMRRLAVSGGRRRRIRPAAARRSGVALRRKVRELRRLVPGGEGAPARSLLVRTADYIVRLKARVELLRALSALYDELPLPAGAAAGV is encoded by the coding sequence ATGGAGATGAGGCGCCTGGCTgtgagcggcgggaggaggaggaggatcaggccggcggcggcgcggaggagcggcgTGGCGCTGAGGCGGAAGGTGCGGGAGCTCCGGCGGCTGGTGCCCGGCGGGGAgggcgcgccggcgaggagcctGCTCGTCCGCACCGCCGACTACATCGTCCGGCTCAAGGCGAGGGTCGAGCTCCTCAGGGCGCTCTCCGCGCTCTACGACGAGCTTCCactccccgccggcgccgccgccggcgtctga